A region of Elusimicrobiota bacterium DNA encodes the following proteins:
- a CDS encoding MoaD/ThiS family protein produces MITLLFFARLAELTGVRRMETMASNTPQALADARPEWDFLRDRSLRVAVNRRWAHWDTPLSDGDEVAFLPPWASP; encoded by the coding sequence ATGATCACCCTGCTTTTCTTCGCCCGGCTGGCTGAACTGACCGGGGTTCGGCGGATGGAAACGATGGCGTCAAACACCCCTCAGGCGCTGGCGGACGCCCGCCCCGAGTGGGACTTTTTGAGAGATCGGAGCCTTCGCGTGGCCGTTAATCGCCGCTGGGCCCATTGGGACACGCCTCTGTCGGATGGGGACGAGGTGGCTTTCCTTCCCCCCTGGGCTTCCCCCTAA
- a CDS encoding molybdenum cofactor biosynthesis protein MoaE: MVRPDRTARGPITALEFEAYEAMGEVEMARIFEEVQVKWPGTHMLWQHRLGRVPVGETSLFLVVSAPQQDAAFAACHFALEQMKSRVPLWKKDIFLDGASRWSSHHRETLLISDSVLTYPAS; the protein is encoded by the coding sequence GTGGTACGGCCGGACCGCACCGCCCGGGGCCCGATCACCGCTTTGGAGTTCGAGGCCTACGAGGCCATGGGCGAGGTGGAAATGGCCCGGATCTTCGAAGAGGTTCAAGTGAAATGGCCTGGCACTCATATGCTGTGGCAACACCGGCTCGGCCGTGTTCCAGTGGGGGAAACGAGCCTTTTCCTCGTGGTCAGCGCTCCCCAACAAGACGCCGCTTTTGCGGCCTGCCACTTCGCGTTGGAACAGATGAAATCCCGTGTTCCCCTGTGGAAAAAGGATATTTTTTTGGACGGCGCCTCCCGCTGGTCCTCTCATCATCGGGAAACCTTGCTGATTTC